In Bacillota bacterium, the following are encoded in one genomic region:
- a CDS encoding D-alanyl-D-alanine carboxypeptidase family protein, whose translation MIRPCHVALRGRSIRQRACLTLALALLVVTAGAAGASGRTHAQPPARPAPEPRVERPSPAPGPGPAAPPRLQAGAAALIDVASGRLLYAKAGQTAGYPASITKILTALVAVRKLDLDLPVTVTPRAAAAEGSSMYLRAGMRLPVRDLLYGLLLESGNDAARALAEAVAGSEANFAALMNAEARRLGAVHTHFTNASGLPDEHHVTTAVDMARITRAALMDPTIRQIVSTPVWRVRWPDGTWHWLVNHNRLLGRPLDGVKTGYTRAAGNTFVGSATRDGWQLAVVVLRDNLHAQYEDTLQLLDWGWRNFRRVPVPGLEGPVRLPTGDGRSVVLTTAGPSPFVLPVRAGEQSRIRVQRLLPASWPSRLAAGERVGVAVIRIGQEPVAEVPLVTALPLESRR comes from the coding sequence GTGATCCGTCCCTGTCACGTCGCCCTGCGAGGGCGCTCCATCCGACAACGAGCCTGTCTGACCCTGGCGCTGGCCCTGCTGGTGGTCACGGCCGGAGCCGCCGGCGCCTCCGGGCGGACGCACGCCCAGCCCCCGGCCCGGCCCGCCCCCGAGCCGCGCGTCGAACGGCCCTCGCCGGCACCCGGTCCGGGGCCCGCCGCCCCACCCCGGCTCCAGGCGGGCGCCGCCGCCCTGATCGACGTGGCCAGCGGCCGGCTCCTCTACGCCAAGGCGGGCCAGACGGCCGGGTACCCGGCCAGCATCACCAAGATTCTGACCGCTCTCGTGGCCGTGCGGAAGCTCGACCTGGACCTGCCGGTGACGGTCACGCCCCGCGCCGCCGCCGCCGAGGGCTCCAGCATGTACCTGCGGGCGGGCATGCGCCTCCCGGTCCGGGACCTGCTCTACGGCCTCCTCCTGGAGTCGGGCAACGACGCCGCCCGGGCGCTGGCCGAGGCGGTGGCCGGCAGCGAGGCCAACTTCGCCGCGCTGATGAACGCCGAGGCGCGCCGGCTGGGCGCGGTCCACACCCACTTCACCAACGCCAGCGGCCTGCCCGACGAGCACCACGTGACCACGGCCGTGGACATGGCCCGGATCACCCGGGCGGCGCTGATGGACCCCACCATCCGCCAGATCGTCTCCACGCCCGTCTGGCGGGTCCGCTGGCCCGACGGCACATGGCACTGGCTGGTCAACCACAACCGCCTCCTGGGCAGACCCCTGGACGGCGTCAAGACGGGATACACGCGCGCGGCCGGCAACACCTTCGTCGGCTCCGCCACCCGGGACGGGTGGCAGCTGGCGGTGGTGGTCCTGCGCGACAACCTCCACGCCCAGTACGAGGATACGCTCCAGCTCCTCGACTGGGGCTGGCGGAACTTCCGCCGCGTGCCCGTGCCCGGGCTGGAGGGGCCGGTCCGCCTCCCCACCGGCGACGGCCGGAGCGTGGTGCTGACCACGGCGGGGCCGAGCCCCTTCGTGCTGCCCGTCCGCGCCGGCGAGCAGAGCCGGATCCGCGTCCAGCGCCTGCTGCCGGCGAGCTGGCCGAGCCGGCTGGCGGCCGGTGAGCGGGTCGGCGTGGCGGTGATCCGCATCGGCCAGGAGCCGGTCGCCGAGGTGCCGCTGGTGACGGCGCTGCCGCTGGAGTCGCGCCGGTAG
- a CDS encoding 2-phosphosulfolactate phosphatase, with protein MSATAGRMDVRLVTRREEIEPRELEGRAAVVIDTLRATTSIATALAAGAAWVLPVDSEEAAWTARRALQDPAGQPPLLAGERERIRIPGFDLGNSPAEFTPGRVGGRGIVLFTTNGSRALHAAAPRAARLYCAALVNAGAVAGELLRTGAERLTLICSGSGGRFSVEDFLTAGCLIDRLHAATGDAPGEEGWEGVEALAPGRLRLDDAAEAAWLAWRAGRRRLRALVEPGRAARALAEVGLADDLDDALRLDSLGVIPIFREGRVVALDGPASQLDAARRDTERS; from the coding sequence ATGAGCGCGACGGCCGGGCGGATGGACGTGCGGCTGGTCACCCGCCGCGAGGAGATCGAGCCCCGCGAGCTCGAGGGACGGGCGGCGGTGGTCATCGACACGCTCCGCGCCACCACCTCCATCGCCACGGCCCTGGCCGCGGGCGCGGCCTGGGTGCTCCCGGTGGACTCGGAGGAAGCGGCCTGGACCGCCCGGCGGGCTCTCCAGGACCCGGCCGGCCAGCCACCCCTGCTGGCGGGCGAGCGCGAGCGGATCCGCATCCCCGGCTTCGACCTGGGCAACTCCCCGGCGGAGTTCACCCCCGGGCGCGTAGGCGGCCGGGGCATCGTCCTCTTCACCACCAACGGCTCCCGCGCCCTCCACGCCGCCGCGCCCCGGGCCGCGCGGCTCTACTGCGCCGCGCTGGTCAACGCGGGCGCGGTCGCGGGCGAACTGCTCCGCACGGGGGCGGAGCGGCTCACCCTGATCTGTTCCGGTTCGGGTGGCCGCTTTTCGGTGGAGGACTTCCTGACCGCCGGCTGCCTGATCGACAGGCTGCACGCGGCGACGGGCGACGCGCCTGGCGAGGAGGGTTGGGAAGGCGTCGAGGCGCTGGCGCCCGGGCGGCTCCGCCTGGACGACGCCGCGGAGGCGGCCTGGCTCGCCTGGCGGGCCGGACGACGCCGGCTCCGGGCGCTGGTCGAGCCCGGCCGGGCGGCCCGCGCCCTGGCCGAGGTCGGGCTGGCGGACGACCTGGACGACGCGCTCCGCCTCGACAGCCTGGGCGTCATCCCCATCTTCCGCGAAGGAAGGGTGGTCGCGCTCGACGGGCCGGCATCCCAGCTGGACGCCGCCCGGCGTGACACGGAGCGATCCTGA
- a CDS encoding NUDIX domain-containing protein has product MRFERAAGGVVFLPGREVPSILLVLDRFGRWTFPKGHVEHGESDEEAALREIEEETGVTGQVVDELAAVRYRFLPAGASEEVEKEVRYFLVRATGGDPRPREGETREVRWFRPDEVGGLPQYPNNRPVLEAALEALGGEAGS; this is encoded by the coding sequence GTGCGTTTCGAGCGCGCGGCGGGAGGGGTCGTCTTCCTCCCGGGGCGGGAGGTGCCGTCGATCCTTCTGGTGCTCGATCGCTTCGGCCGCTGGACCTTTCCCAAGGGGCACGTCGAGCACGGCGAGAGCGACGAGGAGGCCGCACTCCGCGAGATCGAGGAGGAGACCGGGGTGACCGGGCAGGTGGTCGACGAGCTGGCCGCGGTCCGGTACCGCTTCCTCCCGGCGGGCGCGTCGGAGGAGGTCGAGAAGGAGGTCCGCTACTTCCTGGTCCGGGCCACGGGCGGCGATCCGCGCCCGCGGGAAGGTGAGACGCGGGAGGTCCGCTGGTTCCGGCCGGACGAGGTGGGAGGGCTTCCCCAGTATCCGAACAACCGGCCGGTGCTGGAGGCGGCGCTCGAGGCGCTGGGCGGCGAAGCCGGGTCATGA
- a CDS encoding ZIP family metal transporter produces MSAEAVGTLLAALSGLMNLLGGYLSARMGERSREGLRLLIAVSAGFLLAAVFLDLLPEAARGGNLAWAFAGYLVLYVSEHLFDVHAHEGAGLPATGAAPGRGADHPPDELLHEHTLLAPARQEEHTISRAGGIAAAAGLTVHAFFDGVAVVASFAGGVATGLLMFVALSAHKLPAGFALGSVMQAADAGEAGRRAAIWSTLGLAVATLAGGVTVWLAGSLQPRLVDSVIALAAGAILYLGATEMIPVAHQHGTQRALAGSLGGALLFYLGFTLVRSFGLG; encoded by the coding sequence ATGTCGGCAGAGGCGGTGGGAACGCTTCTGGCTGCCCTTTCGGGGCTGATGAACCTGCTGGGCGGTTACCTCTCCGCCCGGATGGGGGAGCGTTCGCGCGAAGGGCTCCGGTTGCTCATCGCGGTCAGCGCCGGTTTCCTCCTGGCGGCCGTCTTCCTCGACCTGCTGCCGGAGGCCGCCCGCGGCGGGAACCTGGCCTGGGCGTTCGCCGGCTACCTGGTCCTCTACGTGAGCGAGCACCTCTTCGACGTCCACGCCCACGAAGGCGCGGGGCTGCCCGCGACGGGCGCGGCGCCCGGCCGGGGCGCCGATCATCCCCCGGACGAGCTCCTGCACGAGCACACGCTCCTCGCCCCCGCCCGGCAGGAGGAGCACACCATCTCCCGGGCCGGCGGCATCGCCGCGGCGGCGGGGCTGACCGTCCACGCCTTCTTCGACGGGGTGGCGGTGGTGGCGAGCTTCGCGGGGGGCGTGGCCACGGGGCTGCTGATGTTCGTCGCCCTCTCCGCCCACAAGCTGCCGGCGGGATTCGCCCTGGGATCGGTGATGCAGGCGGCCGACGCCGGCGAGGCCGGCCGCCGGGCGGCCATCTGGAGCACCCTCGGGCTGGCCGTGGCCACCCTGGCGGGCGGCGTCACCGTCTGGCTGGCGGGCAGCCTCCAGCCGCGGCTGGTCGACTCGGTGATCGCCCTCGCCGCCGGTGCCATCCTCTACCTGGGCGCCACCGAGATGATCCCCGTCGCCCACCAGCACGGGACACAGCGGGCGCTGGCGGGAAGCCTGGGCGGCGCCCTCCTCTTCTACCTAGGGTTCACGCTGGTGCGGTCCTTCGGACTGGGTTGA